One Helianthus annuus cultivar XRQ/B chromosome 7, HanXRQr2.0-SUNRISE, whole genome shotgun sequence genomic region harbors:
- the LOC110867737 gene encoding F-box/FBD/LRR-repeat protein At1g13570, with amino-acid sequence MDRISKLPVGIIETILCLLPIQEAARTSILSKEWRYHWIKIPKLVFIEDQFQVSTDRAELSVSNKPSKWRKKAKRSKFFHAICQVLLIHEGPIHDFTLEMQVDNSCVDIDHILLHLSKKNTVKMLKLDLHGKYTLPLSLFSLRQLTDLYLCGCDLEHQPPSTVFGSLTTLNLYEIGSSQKALLRLLSSCPLLKRLTIMCDGGTIDDSGDSTIADLIKCIPGIEYLSVLFFIFLFFPLPKELPTTLVHLKYLHLEWVWFRHEYAVPFFVLLLRSAPNLEKLKLEISAEDDMSDESYVKIHSFQHEYYSEFMLKHLNELEILHFSDALNELDFVKLILAKSPVLKKARILVWDEIDKDENLRISNILLSSPCASPVVKLSVR; translated from the exons ATGGATAGGATCAGCAAGCTTCCTGTAGGCATAATAGAAACTATCTTATGTCTGCTACCGATTCAAGAGGCAGCAAGAACAAGCATCCTCTCTAAGGAATGGAGGTACCATTGGATCAAAATCCCTAAACTTGTGTTTATTGAGGATCAGTTTCAAGTGTCAACCGATAGGGCCGAGCTGTCTGTTTCTAACAAACCAAGTAAGTGGAGAAAAAAGGCCAAGAGAAGTAAATTTTTCCATGCTATATGCCAGGTTTTGTTAATACACGAGGGTCCGATCCATGACTTCACCCTTGAGATGCAAGTAGACAACTCGTGTGTTGATATTGACCACATACTACTTCATTTGTCGAAGAAAAATACTGTCAAGATGTTAAAACTTGACCTTCATGGGAAATATACGTTGCCCTTGTCTCTTTTCTCGTTACGTCAACTAACGGATCTGTATCTCTGTGGTTGTGATCTTGAGCATCAACCACCATCCACTGTATTTGGTAGCCTTACAACCTTAAACTTGTATGAAATTGGAAGCAGTCAAAAAGCGCTTCTGCGTCTTTTATCAAGTTGTCCATTGCTAAAGAGATTGACTATT ATGTGTGACGGTGGAACTATCGATGATAGTGGAGATTCCACCATTGCTGATCTCATTAAGTGTATACCAGGCATTGAGTATCTGTCTGTTTTGTTTTTCATCTTTTTG TTTTTTCCACTTCCGAAAGAGCTTCCAACAACATTGGTCCACTTGAAATACTTGCATTTGGAATGGGTATGGTTTAGGCATGAATATGCGGTACCTTTTTTTGTTCTTTTACTTAGAAGCGCCCCAAACCTGGAGAAACTTAAATTAGAG ATTTCGGCCGAGGATGACATGTCTGATGAATCTTATGTCAAAATACACTCCTTTCAACACGAATATTATTCAGAATTTATGTTGAAGCATCTTAATGAATTGGAGATTCTACATTTTAGTGACGCCCTGAATGAGTTGGATTTTGTGAAGCTTATACTGGCTAAGTCGCCTGTATTAAAGAAGGCGAGGATACTCGTGTGGGATGAGATTGATAAGGATGAGAACTTACGGATTTCAAATATCCTTTTAAGCTCCCCATGCGCATCACCTGTGGTAAAACTCAGTGTTCGTTGA